A genomic segment from uncultured Desulfuromonas sp. encodes:
- a CDS encoding ABC transporter ATP-binding protein, giving the protein MQPAIDIDQLSKQYRTKKMKTVTALSGLTLQVAPGEVFGFLGPNGAGKSTTIKSLMALLRPTAGVAKIFGHPVESIKARKNIGYLPENPSFYSFLTAREYLHLVGGSFGMTTSECRSETARVLNLLDLEKAASRPIRSYSKGMVQRLGLAQALLHNPDLYILDEPMSGLDPLGRALVKEIILDLKMQGKTVFFSTHVTADVERVCDRVGIIAGGVLQVVKNVQDVMDEGILGYRVKFSGCATGEEFEVGNGEESLSKEDLVSFLVRVEAAQGHIDLIEPCRKDLEAFFLDTIKGRLS; this is encoded by the coding sequence ATGCAACCGGCAATTGATATTGATCAGTTATCCAAACAGTATCGCACTAAAAAAATGAAAACCGTTACGGCGTTGTCGGGTCTGACTCTTCAAGTGGCTCCTGGAGAAGTTTTCGGTTTTCTCGGTCCTAATGGGGCCGGTAAGAGTACAACGATCAAATCATTGATGGCGTTGCTTCGTCCCACCGCCGGGGTTGCTAAGATTTTCGGTCATCCTGTTGAATCCATCAAAGCGCGAAAGAATATTGGTTATCTGCCAGAAAACCCCTCTTTTTACTCTTTTTTAACAGCTCGTGAATATTTACATCTGGTCGGGGGATCTTTCGGAATGACAACCAGCGAGTGTCGAAGTGAAACCGCCAGGGTTTTGAACCTTCTCGATCTTGAAAAAGCAGCGTCACGGCCAATTCGCAGTTACAGTAAAGGGATGGTTCAGCGCTTAGGGCTGGCACAAGCCTTGTTGCATAATCCTGATCTCTATATCCTCGATGAACCGATGAGTGGACTGGACCCTCTTGGTCGGGCTCTGGTCAAAGAGATTATTCTTGATTTGAAAATGCAGGGTAAAACCGTTTTTTTCAGTACGCATGTCACGGCAGATGTGGAACGCGTTTGTGACCGGGTTGGTATCATTGCGGGTGGTGTCTTGCAGGTGGTAAAGAATGTGCAGGATGTCATGGATGAAGGGATTCTTGGTTATCGCGTTAAATTTTCCGGGTGTGCCACTGGTGAAGAGTTTGAGGTGGGAAATGGCGAAGAGTCTCTTTCCAAAGAGGATCTGGTTTCTTTCCTGGTCCGGGTAGAAGCAGCACAGGGGCACATTGACTTGATAGAACCCTGTCGAAAAGATCTTGAAGCCTTCTTTCTCGATACGATCAAAGGACGTCTTTCATGA
- a CDS encoding decaprenyl-phosphate phosphoribosyltransferase: MLFFPPFLAGKFFEIDSVASLVVPFFCFSLFASSCYILNDVADVHADRDHPKKCHRPVASGVVSIRRALVLAFLMATAALLLSLVFVPLLWPWLFGYFILSSFYTFFLKHVAWLDLLAIASFFLLRLQAGGAVYHVQITLWLYLSVFLLAIFLSVGKRLSEVLQLGRSAASHRRVLSQYTVDQLNLMLKWSGGTVLLTYAMYCVTHHALLYSIPLCAYGLYRYSRRVQMGNDGDPTTSLLKDWQLFLVGSAWGVMVTFALYG, from the coding sequence ATGCTTTTTTTTCCACCATTTCTGGCGGGAAAATTTTTCGAAATAGATTCTGTTGCCTCTCTTGTTGTTCCATTTTTCTGTTTTTCTCTTTTTGCCAGCAGCTGTTATATCCTTAATGATGTTGCAGATGTCCACGCGGACCGTGATCATCCCAAAAAATGTCATCGTCCTGTCGCTTCAGGAGTTGTGTCGATTCGCCGTGCCTTGGTGTTGGCTTTCTTGATGGCAACAGCCGCTTTGTTGTTGAGTCTGGTTTTTGTTCCGCTGCTTTGGCCCTGGTTGTTCGGTTATTTTATCCTTTCTTCGTTCTATACATTTTTCTTGAAACATGTTGCCTGGCTGGACCTTTTGGCGATTGCCTCATTTTTCCTTTTACGCCTTCAGGCCGGTGGTGCTGTGTATCACGTGCAAATTACTCTTTGGCTGTATCTGAGTGTTTTTCTGTTGGCGATTTTTTTGAGTGTTGGTAAGCGATTAAGCGAAGTTTTGCAACTCGGTCGCTCTGCCGCCAGTCATCGTCGTGTTCTTAGCCAATATACTGTTGATCAGTTGAACCTTATGTTGAAATGGTCAGGTGGTACCGTTTTGCTGACCTATGCCATGTATTGTGTGACACACCATGCACTCCTTTATTCAATACCCCTCTGTGCCTATGGTTTGTACCGCTATTCCCGTCGGGTTCAGATGGGGAATGACGGTGACCCGACAACCTCTTTGCTGAAAGATTGGCAGCTGTTTCTGGTTGGAAGTGCTTGGGGCGTTATGGTGACATTTGCACTCTATGGATAA
- the galE gene encoding UDP-glucose 4-epimerase GalE, giving the protein MQVLVTGGAGYIGSHTILELLTAGHSMVCIDNYANSSPESIRRVESLTGKKVVSYPYDVRDVQRLDAIFESHQIDAVIHFAGYKSVSESVAKPLDYYSNNVGMTIALCTAMAAHGCKKLIFSSSATVYGDPESVPILEDAPLAPTNPYGQSKLICEQILRDVHVSDPAWEVVLLRYFNPVGAHESGMIGEDPRGVPENLLPFIAQVAVGRRDELQVFGGDYPTYDGTCLRDYVHVVDIARGHVSALERGLDYTAREKAVLTVNLGTGRGYSVLDVIKAFEAANSLIIPYEMGARRSGDVASCFAHVEKASKILGWKAALDLERMCRDIWRWQCSNPHGYSTE; this is encoded by the coding sequence ATGCAGGTCTTAGTTACTGGTGGTGCTGGATATATTGGATCTCATACCATTCTCGAATTGCTAACTGCCGGGCATTCTATGGTCTGCATAGATAACTATGCGAATTCTTCGCCTGAATCAATTCGTCGTGTTGAGAGCCTCACCGGTAAAAAGGTCGTCTCTTATCCGTACGATGTTCGAGATGTTCAGCGGCTCGACGCTATTTTCGAATCTCATCAGATCGATGCAGTGATCCATTTTGCCGGATACAAGTCAGTGTCTGAATCTGTCGCGAAGCCTCTTGACTATTATTCAAATAATGTCGGTATGACCATAGCTCTTTGCACAGCCATGGCCGCCCATGGCTGTAAAAAACTGATCTTCAGTTCTTCTGCAACAGTTTATGGTGATCCTGAAAGTGTCCCAATTTTGGAGGATGCTCCTCTCGCCCCAACCAACCCTTATGGTCAAAGCAAACTGATCTGTGAACAGATTCTACGCGATGTTCATGTGTCTGATCCTGCGTGGGAAGTGGTCCTGTTGCGTTATTTCAACCCCGTTGGTGCACATGAGTCGGGAATGATCGGTGAAGATCCTCGTGGTGTTCCTGAGAATCTTCTGCCTTTTATCGCTCAGGTCGCTGTTGGCAGGCGAGATGAACTACAGGTTTTTGGTGGGGATTACCCCACTTATGACGGCACCTGTCTTCGTGACTACGTTCATGTGGTGGATATTGCCAGAGGACATGTTTCGGCTCTCGAACGGGGGCTTGACTATACGGCTCGAGAGAAAGCCGTTTTGACAGTGAACCTTGGTACCGGCAGAGGGTATTCTGTTCTAGATGTTATTAAAGCCTTTGAAGCGGCGAATAGCTTAATCATACCGTATGAAATGGGGGCGCGGCGCTCAGGTGATGTCGCGAGTTGTTTCGCTCATGTCGAAAAAGCTTCAAAGATTCTGGGTTGGAAGGCTGCTTTAGATTTGGAGCGTATGTGTCGTGATATCTGGCGATGGCAGTGCTCAAATCCTCATGGGTACTCAACCGAGTAG
- a CDS encoding ABC transporter ATP-binding protein translates to MADASKFIIFQIVKLIPARLKRRLSWLFLYMLILACAETVVVGMIAFYAAAVSDPVSTARLPLILKLKQLPFFADILSSPKAIISVLSLAVILVLPIKNVFRGFVTYRIARCSASMESYFGQRLLEVLLAKDYMWHLKQNTADLVQYVNWRNHLGRNFVSPHLKIVCEVVMLSVLLLGLMVAQPVVSTLFVFFQGGAGFIIFRLLKKGLDESATGCRNSELAMSRYATRAIHAIKDVKITGTEPSFISSFSLYSSRFAKLFGKQQFWRESPLLVLETFGFIVIACAILFMMYVLDYSPLNITGTTALLAVTGWRTLPSFNRILAALTTVRTSRPYVVKILDELHNDLNSKETFSDNISPISFVGELKFDKVSFGYSEEDKVVKDFSLVIKKGQSVGIMGPSGCGKSTVTDLLCGLLWPDKGHVYIDKQQLNKRNVVRWHKLLGYVPQSPYIFDATLAENIAFGIPVEKIDMEKIKICCAKASINFLHRLPQGAMTQIGERGVRLSGGQRQRVAIARALYRDPSVLIFDEATSALDEKTDSEISSLLIKIKGEITLIIVTHRKSSVESCDIILNMNELI, encoded by the coding sequence ATGGCTGATGCTTCAAAATTTATCATATTTCAGATCGTTAAACTGATTCCCGCTCGTCTAAAGAGACGGTTGAGTTGGCTGTTCCTTTATATGCTGATTTTGGCCTGCGCTGAAACAGTCGTCGTGGGCATGATTGCCTTTTATGCTGCGGCCGTGTCTGATCCTGTATCCACAGCTCGCTTGCCGTTAATCCTTAAATTGAAGCAGTTACCTTTTTTTGCTGACATTCTGTCTTCACCAAAAGCGATTATTAGTGTGTTGAGTCTAGCGGTTATTCTTGTACTGCCAATTAAGAATGTTTTTCGAGGCTTTGTAACTTACCGCATTGCCCGGTGTAGTGCTTCAATGGAATCCTATTTTGGACAGCGTCTACTTGAGGTTCTCTTGGCAAAGGATTACATGTGGCACCTAAAACAAAATACAGCTGATCTTGTCCAATATGTTAATTGGAGAAATCATCTAGGAAGAAATTTTGTCTCACCTCATCTTAAGATTGTTTGTGAAGTTGTTATGCTTAGCGTGTTATTGCTTGGCCTTATGGTTGCGCAACCAGTTGTTTCGACATTGTTTGTTTTTTTTCAAGGAGGAGCTGGTTTTATAATATTTAGGCTTCTGAAAAAAGGCCTGGATGAGAGTGCAACAGGATGTCGCAATAGCGAACTAGCAATGAGTCGATACGCGACAAGAGCTATACATGCGATTAAAGATGTTAAAATTACAGGGACAGAGCCCTCTTTTATCTCAAGCTTTTCTCTTTATTCATCTAGGTTTGCTAAATTATTCGGCAAGCAACAGTTTTGGAGAGAATCTCCACTGTTAGTGTTGGAAACATTTGGTTTTATTGTCATAGCATGTGCAATTTTGTTTATGATGTATGTATTAGATTATTCACCCCTAAATATAACAGGGACAACAGCATTGCTTGCTGTTACAGGATGGAGAACACTTCCATCTTTTAACCGTATATTGGCCGCATTAACCACTGTGAGAACATCGAGGCCATATGTGGTGAAAATCCTAGATGAATTGCACAATGATTTAAACAGTAAAGAAACATTTAGTGATAACATTTCGCCGATTTCTTTTGTTGGAGAGTTAAAATTTGATAAAGTTTCATTTGGCTATAGTGAAGAGGATAAAGTCGTAAAAGATTTTTCTTTAGTTATTAAGAAAGGGCAATCTGTTGGAATTATGGGCCCTTCTGGATGTGGTAAGAGTACAGTTACTGATTTGTTGTGTGGTTTACTGTGGCCAGATAAAGGGCATGTTTATATTGATAAACAACAGCTCAATAAACGTAATGTAGTACGATGGCACAAATTGCTAGGTTATGTCCCTCAGAGCCCATATATCTTTGACGCTACTCTTGCTGAAAATATAGCTTTTGGAATTCCTGTTGAAAAAATAGATATGGAAAAAATTAAAATTTGTTGTGCTAAAGCTTCCATTAACTTTTTACATCGATTACCTCAAGGTGCAATGACACAGATAGGTGAGAGAGGTGTGAGGTTGTCAGGTGGCCAAAGACAAAGAGTTGCAATTGCGCGTGCTCTTTATCGCGATCCTAGTGTGCTGATTTTCGATGAAGCGACGAGTGCTTTGGATGAGAAAACTGATTCTGAAATCAGTAGTTTGCTTATAAAAATTAAGGGAGAAATCACTCTAATTATTGTGACTCATAGAAAATCATCTGTAGAAAGTTGTGATATTATTTTAAATATGAATGAGTTAATCTGA
- a CDS encoding carbon-nitrogen hydrolase family protein — protein MISIIQMKLSENLNKSFSYHKQIISKICGDLLVFPECSLSGYNKKNFIIFKELSFQNIIKNNLDLLNGICLEKKKLVLVGAPICDDNKLFNCAIMLGTEDWRKNIYRKRDLTEDELSFFCAGKEEYIFELYGEKIGVLICRDQSNITYFSNYIEKKVDSIIILSAHYYPLKISISRKLKNIAIPIARSADFFINIYKSNAVGSFGNDISLGGSIAVKKGGVVVGQLGETISSSLFIE, from the coding sequence TTGATATCAATTATTCAAATGAAACTATCAGAAAATTTAAATAAGTCATTTTCTTATCACAAACAAATTATTTCAAAAATATGTGGTGATCTTTTAGTGTTCCCAGAGTGCTCGTTGTCTGGATATAATAAGAAAAATTTTATAATATTTAAGGAGCTAAGCTTCCAAAATATAATAAAAAATAACCTTGATTTATTGAATGGTATTTGCTTAGAAAAAAAGAAGCTAGTGTTAGTTGGTGCACCGATATGTGATGACAATAAGTTGTTTAATTGTGCAATAATGCTTGGTACGGAAGACTGGAGAAAAAATATATATAGAAAAAGAGATTTAACAGAAGATGAGTTGTCTTTTTTTTGTGCTGGAAAAGAAGAATATATATTCGAGTTATATGGTGAAAAAATTGGTGTTTTAATCTGTCGTGACCAGTCGAATATCACATATTTTAGTAATTATATTGAAAAGAAAGTTGATAGTATTATTATTTTATCCGCGCATTATTATCCTTTGAAAATAAGCATATCTCGTAAGTTGAAGAATATCGCAATTCCTATTGCTCGTTCAGCAGATTTTTTTATAAATATTTATAAGTCAAATGCTGTAGGAAGTTTTGGTAATGATATATCGCTGGGTGGTTCAATTGCTGTAAAAAAAGGTGGAGTTGTGGTGGGTCAGTTGGGAGAGACGATTTCATCGTCACTATTTATTGAGTAA
- a CDS encoding adenylyltransferase/cytidyltransferase family protein: MNIGYTSGVYDLFHIGHLNLLRNAKSMCDKLIVGVTTDELVSYKNKRAVIPFHERIEIVRSIKYVDAVIPQYTMDKFEVWNKVKYDIMFVGDDWYQTEKWKELDKKFNEVGVKIVYFPYTKGISSTLLNDVLLKIRGNLI, translated from the coding sequence ATGAATATCGGTTATACATCAGGTGTTTACGATTTGTTCCATATAGGGCATTTGAATTTGTTGAGAAATGCTAAATCAATGTGTGACAAGTTGATAGTAGGTGTTACAACTGATGAACTTGTAAGCTATAAAAATAAACGTGCTGTAATACCTTTTCACGAACGAATAGAAATTGTGAGATCAATTAAATACGTCGATGCAGTCATTCCGCAATATACAATGGATAAGTTTGAGGTCTGGAATAAGGTTAAGTATGATATCATGTTTGTTGGTGATGACTGGTATCAAACTGAGAAATGGAAAGAACTCGATAAGAAGTTCAATGAAGTAGGCGTTAAAATTGTTTACTTTCCATATACAAAAGGAATTTCTTCTACGCTGTTAAATGATGTATTGTTGAAAATTAGGGGTAATTTAATCTAA
- the asnB gene encoding asparagine synthase (glutamine-hydrolyzing) encodes MCGLLGCIGNVDINLFIDALTKQSHRGPDDWSYCLVDNVVLGHRRLSIIDLSSNAKQPMIAGCGDLIGVFNGEIYNYLEIRNDLEEKGYKFKTNSDTEVLINAYHFYGEKSLEMFNGMFSFAIYNKKNNETFLARDRLGIKPLFYSKRNGKFVFSSEVKSILAICRNRKELNLRAVSSYLSYRYPILNDTFYNGIEQLPPGTYMKISPSGSFRIVQYWDLRDKVYEQDIDRGEEYYLSELKKIFNSSVKYRMISDVPIGAYLSGGVDSSAVVAEMSMMSSSPVKTFTIGFNEKGYNEFEYAKLVADKYKVDHMEIDLTAEGYFDKMSELIRFKDAPMGVPNEVALYLMSKELKNHVSVVLSGEGADEIFGGYGRIFRSSEDYEKLNRRNISKELLARLHTKYGKKKFKNQLDHFLFLYRYVGVEQKKDIFCDHINDKNFDCELDSGFRTVFNSLDCSDYLSKMMFTFERLHLPGLLQRVDVSTMAASVEARVPFVDHRLVEFAFTIPNKYKLKWNCDSSLVDSLLGHEISERYDTPKYILKKAFEGRLPSDVLYRKKVGFPVPLSRWFGSDFIRNVESRLLNGLLVDYDIFKKSRIEVLIKSVEENKNSSLSMLLWMLLNLEMFIEDF; translated from the coding sequence ATGTGTGGGCTGTTAGGGTGTATTGGTAATGTTGATATAAACTTGTTCATTGATGCATTGACTAAACAATCTCATAGAGGACCTGATGATTGGTCTTATTGTTTAGTTGACAATGTTGTACTTGGACATCGAAGGCTTAGTATTATCGATCTAAGCAGTAATGCTAAACAACCTATGATAGCTGGTTGTGGAGACCTTATTGGTGTTTTCAACGGAGAAATATATAACTATTTAGAAATAAGAAACGACCTAGAGGAAAAAGGGTATAAATTTAAAACAAATAGTGACACTGAAGTCTTAATAAATGCTTATCATTTCTATGGTGAGAAATCACTGGAAATGTTTAACGGGATGTTCTCGTTTGCAATTTATAATAAAAAAAATAATGAAACATTTTTAGCTCGTGACAGGCTTGGTATAAAGCCATTATTTTATTCAAAAAGAAATGGAAAATTTGTTTTTTCGTCAGAAGTTAAGTCAATATTAGCAATATGCAGGAATAGAAAAGAGTTAAATTTAAGAGCTGTAAGTTCTTATCTTTCATATAGGTATCCAATTCTTAATGATACTTTTTATAACGGTATCGAGCAACTGCCTCCTGGTACATATATGAAAATTTCACCATCTGGTTCATTTAGAATTGTTCAGTATTGGGATTTGCGCGACAAAGTCTATGAGCAAGATATAGATCGTGGTGAAGAGTACTATCTTTCCGAGTTGAAAAAAATTTTCAATTCTTCAGTTAAGTATCGCATGATTTCTGATGTGCCAATAGGTGCGTATCTGTCGGGAGGGGTTGATTCTAGTGCTGTAGTAGCAGAAATGTCCATGATGTCTTCTTCCCCAGTAAAAACTTTTACAATAGGATTCAATGAAAAAGGGTATAACGAGTTTGAGTATGCAAAACTTGTAGCTGATAAATATAAAGTCGATCATATGGAAATAGATCTTACAGCAGAAGGTTATTTCGATAAGATGTCGGAGCTGATTCGGTTTAAGGATGCACCAATGGGTGTTCCAAATGAGGTTGCTCTTTATTTGATGTCGAAAGAATTGAAAAACCATGTCTCTGTTGTTCTGTCTGGTGAGGGCGCTGACGAAATTTTTGGTGGTTATGGGCGTATTTTTAGGTCCTCAGAAGATTATGAAAAATTGAATCGTAGAAACATCTCTAAAGAATTGTTAGCTCGATTACATACTAAATATGGAAAGAAAAAATTTAAAAATCAATTAGATCATTTTCTTTTTCTTTACAGATATGTAGGTGTTGAGCAAAAAAAAGATATTTTTTGCGATCATATAAATGATAAAAACTTTGATTGTGAATTAGATAGCGGTTTTAGAACTGTTTTCAATAGTCTCGATTGTTCAGACTATTTAAGTAAAATGATGTTTACGTTTGAGCGTTTACATCTTCCAGGCCTCCTGCAAAGAGTAGATGTTTCTACAATGGCTGCGAGTGTTGAAGCAAGAGTTCCTTTTGTTGATCATCGATTAGTTGAGTTTGCTTTTACTATCCCGAATAAATATAAACTTAAGTGGAATTGCGATTCTTCACTTGTTGATAGCTTACTTGGCCATGAAATATCTGAGAGGTATGATACTCCTAAATATATATTAAAAAAAGCATTTGAAGGTAGGTTGCCTTCAGATGTTCTTTACCGAAAGAAGGTGGGCTTTCCAGTGCCTTTAAGTCGTTGGTTTGGTAGTGATTTTATACGTAATGTTGAGTCCCGTCTTCTGAATGGACTTTTAGTTGATTACGATATATTTAAAAAAAGCCGTATTGAAGTTTTGATTAAAAGTGTTGAGGAAAACAAAAACAGTTCTTTATCTATGTTGTTGTGGATGCTATTAAATCTTGAGATGTTTATAGAAGACTTTTAG
- a CDS encoding CDP-glycerol glycerophosphotransferase family protein — MDKSIYKEFLLRVILFIKLFCYLFFGFFLQLISLRVEKKRNLFVFGATRGTLYGGNSRYLFDYINKNHPNIRSVWLTKSLSVRSVVRAEGRECYLFYSFWGIMTMMQAGAVFVTNGGLFGDVPYFAMGKTTCLVQLWHGSPIKKVGIDDPLFCTKDNLYSKFREEIGRYLEFVNYCHSPDIFVMPSKEVQEIFHRAYNIPIENLPILGNPRDDTFYQNFNRLDLKTVKRVIFLPTFRGKIGSEFNIVNVDELYQFDDLLRKASVFLTIKLHPYNIFSDSINDSFSEFTNINIMGNEDLYQELYKYDCLVTDYSSVYFDFLHTGRKIVFMPIDIEQYMLNDRQFYYNYDEITPGVKVYSWSELITLITSDEFFDYDDGYSKMRRDLFKRFNKYSDGCNSERVYEYVVSRLDC, encoded by the coding sequence ATGGATAAATCAATTTACAAAGAATTTCTACTGCGTGTAATTTTATTTATAAAACTATTTTGTTACCTTTTTTTTGGTTTTTTTCTTCAACTTATATCGTTAAGGGTTGAAAAGAAAAGAAACTTATTTGTTTTTGGGGCAACTCGTGGGACTTTATACGGTGGTAATTCTCGTTATCTGTTTGATTATATAAATAAAAACCACCCCAATATACGATCGGTTTGGTTAACAAAAAGTTTATCTGTTCGTAGTGTTGTTCGTGCAGAGGGCCGTGAGTGTTATTTGTTTTATTCCTTTTGGGGAATAATGACTATGATGCAGGCTGGGGCTGTTTTTGTGACAAATGGTGGTTTGTTTGGTGATGTGCCCTATTTTGCAATGGGAAAAACAACTTGTCTCGTTCAATTGTGGCATGGTAGTCCAATTAAAAAGGTTGGAATAGATGATCCATTATTTTGTACAAAAGATAATTTATATTCTAAGTTTCGAGAAGAAATTGGAAGATATTTAGAGTTCGTAAATTATTGTCATTCACCTGATATCTTTGTAATGCCATCAAAGGAAGTTCAGGAAATATTTCATAGAGCATATAATATACCCATTGAAAATCTGCCTATTCTCGGTAATCCAAGGGATGACACCTTTTATCAGAATTTTAATAGACTTGATTTAAAGACGGTTAAGCGAGTAATTTTTTTGCCGACATTTAGAGGTAAGATAGGCTCTGAGTTCAATATAGTCAATGTTGACGAACTCTATCAGTTTGATGATTTGCTGAGAAAAGCTTCTGTTTTTTTAACAATCAAACTACATCCGTATAATATTTTTTCTGATTCTATTAATGATTCTTTTTCTGAATTTACAAATATAAATATTATGGGGAATGAAGATTTGTATCAGGAATTGTATAAGTATGATTGTTTAGTTACTGATTATTCTAGTGTATACTTTGATTTCTTGCACACAGGAAGAAAAATTGTTTTTATGCCAATTGATATTGAGCAATATATGTTAAATGATAGGCAATTTTATTATAATTATGATGAAATAACGCCGGGCGTAAAGGTCTATAGTTGGTCAGAGCTTATAACTCTTATCACATCTGATGAATTCTTCGATTATGATGATGGCTATTCTAAAATGCGGAGAGACTTGTTTAAGAGGTTTAATAAATATTCAGATGGTTGTAACTCTGAGAGAGTTTATGAGTATGTTGTCTCGAGATTAGATTGTTAG